One segment of Geomonas ferrireducens DNA contains the following:
- the hpnH gene encoding adenosyl-hopene transferase HpnH translates to MRFPMRLNYDLTRYIMSNKMNKVEKYPLVLMLEPTHLCNLACSGCGRIREYADTIQEMMTLQECLDSVDQCPAPVVTITGGEPFLYPHIFELIDAVLERGKHIYLCTNALLLEKALDTLKPHPNFVLNVHLDGMEETHDRILERPGTFKIAMSAIKKAKALGFRLCTNTTIFKETNLIEIEMLFSHLRDTGVDGFLVAPGFGYEAVGEKLFLERREIQKKFEEVYEMSKRFRFFSTPMYLRFLKGDKDLECTPWGNPTRNPRGWKAPCYLITDEHYGSFAEMMEKTQWDKYGVGKDQRCAQCMMHCGFEPTVVSEIGKSWKDMWEMFLWNLS, encoded by the coding sequence ATGCGTTTTCCGATGCGATTGAATTACGACCTGACCCGTTACATCATGAGCAACAAGATGAACAAGGTGGAGAAGTACCCCCTGGTTCTCATGCTTGAGCCCACCCATCTTTGCAACCTCGCCTGTTCCGGCTGCGGCAGGATCCGCGAGTACGCCGACACCATCCAGGAGATGATGACCCTGCAAGAGTGCCTTGACTCGGTGGACCAGTGCCCGGCACCGGTAGTCACGATAACCGGCGGCGAGCCTTTCCTCTACCCGCACATCTTCGAGCTCATCGATGCAGTCCTTGAGCGCGGCAAGCACATCTACCTTTGTACCAACGCCCTGCTCTTGGAGAAGGCGCTCGACACACTGAAGCCGCATCCGAACTTCGTGCTGAACGTCCACCTGGACGGCATGGAAGAGACCCACGACCGCATCCTTGAGCGTCCCGGCACCTTCAAAATCGCCATGTCCGCCATCAAGAAGGCCAAGGCCCTCGGCTTCCGTCTCTGCACCAACACCACGATCTTCAAGGAGACGAACCTCATCGAGATCGAGATGCTCTTCTCGCACCTGCGCGACACGGGCGTTGACGGCTTCCTCGTCGCCCCTGGCTTCGGCTACGAAGCTGTAGGCGAGAAGCTCTTCTTGGAGCGCCGCGAGATCCAGAAGAAGTTCGAGGAAGTGTACGAGATGAGCAAGCGCTTCCGTTTCTTCTCCACGCCGATGTACCTGAGGTTCTTGAAGGGCGACAAAGATCTCGAGTGCACCCCGTGGGGGAACCCTACCCGCAACCCGCGCGGCTGGAAGGCCCCCTGCTACCTGATCACCGACGAGCACTACGGCAGTTTCGCCGAGATGATGGAGAAGACCCAGTGGGACAAATACGGCGTAGGCAAGGACCAGCGTTGTGCCCAGTGCATGATGCACTGCGGTTTCGAGCCGACCGTCGTCTCCGAGATCGGCAAGAGCTGGAAAGATATGTGGGAAATGTTTTTGTGGAACCTGTCTTAG
- the hpnA gene encoding hopanoid-associated sugar epimerase: MKAFVTGATGFIGASIARELLKDGWQVRLLVRPGSDRRNLKGLDVELHEGDLSEREPLVRALTGCDALFHAAADYRLWTRTPQAMYDVNVTGTRNILSAALAAGVGKVVYTSSVGTLGNPGDGTPGNEGTPVGFDDMVGDYKKSKFLAERAAESYLDKGLPLVIVNPSTPVGPMDVKPTPTGKIIVDFLNGKMPAYLDTGLNLIDVEACARGHLLAAQKGRIGQKYILGNRNLTLAEIFEMLSAITGLKAPRVKLPYYPILMAAYANHAISAVTGREPLIPLAGVQMARKFMFFDSGKATAELGLPQTPVEDALERAVRWFKDNGYAPSP; encoded by the coding sequence ATGAAGGCTTTCGTCACCGGAGCCACCGGCTTCATCGGCGCGAGCATCGCGCGTGAACTGCTGAAGGACGGCTGGCAGGTGCGCCTGCTCGTTCGCCCCGGCTCGGACCGGCGCAACCTCAAGGGGCTCGACGTCGAACTGCACGAGGGAGACCTCTCCGAGCGGGAGCCTTTGGTAAGGGCACTTACCGGCTGCGACGCGCTCTTTCACGCCGCCGCCGATTACCGGCTCTGGACCCGGACGCCGCAGGCGATGTACGACGTGAACGTCACCGGGACCCGCAACATCCTCTCCGCGGCGCTTGCCGCCGGGGTGGGAAAGGTGGTCTACACGAGCAGCGTCGGCACCCTGGGGAACCCGGGCGACGGCACCCCGGGAAACGAGGGGACGCCGGTCGGCTTCGACGACATGGTCGGGGACTACAAGAAGAGCAAGTTCCTGGCCGAACGTGCCGCCGAATCGTACCTCGACAAGGGATTGCCCCTCGTCATCGTGAACCCGTCCACGCCGGTCGGGCCGATGGACGTGAAGCCGACGCCGACGGGAAAGATCATCGTAGATTTTCTGAACGGAAAGATGCCGGCCTATCTCGACACCGGGCTCAACCTGATCGACGTCGAGGCCTGCGCCCGCGGACACCTGCTCGCCGCGCAGAAAGGTAGGATCGGGCAGAAGTACATCCTGGGGAACCGCAACCTCACCCTCGCCGAGATCTTCGAGATGCTCTCGGCGATCACGGGGCTCAAGGCGCCGCGAGTGAAGCTCCCCTACTACCCGATCCTCATGGCGGCCTACGCGAACCACGCCATCTCCGCCGTCACCGGGCGGGAGCCGCTCATCCCGCTCGCCGGCGTGCAGATGGCCAGGAAGTTCATGTTCTTCGATTCCGGCAAGGCGACAGCCGAGCTCGGGTTGCCGCAAACCCCGGTGGAAGACGCGCTCGAACGCGCCGTGCGGTGGTTCAAAGATAACGGCTATGCACCTTCGCCTTAA
- the shc gene encoding squalene--hopene cyclase, producing MNAPFKHPISHALTSFNGIVSEPEQTTEQRAGATVHHFPASLWKSKPGKAKSPLDVAIEGCRDFFFREQLPKGYWWAELESNVTITAEYIMLFHFLGLVDLERERKMSAYLLSKQTEGGSWTIYFGGPGDLSTTIEAYFALKLAGYPADHPAMEKARAFVLEKGGIIKARVFTKIFLALFGEFDWLGVPSMPVELNMLPNWAYINMYEFSSWARATIIPLSILMHHRPVHGIDPSQRVQELFVRPPRAIDYSFTKEEGILTLKNFFIGLDHVLKVYERSPIRPFRKAGIAKAEEWILEHQEETGDWGGIQPAMLNAVLALSTLGYENDHPVMVQGLKALDNFCIENDDQIVLQSCISPVWDTALALKALVDAGVPTDHPSLVKGAQWLLDREVRRPGDWRIKSPELEPGGWAFEFQNDWYPDVDDSGFVMMALKDIKVKDPKALEESVQRGIAWCLGMQSKNGGWGAFDKDNTKHFLNKIPFADLEALIDPPTADLTGRMLELMGSFGYPKSYPAAVRGLDFLKKNQEPEGPWWGRWGVNYLYGTWSVLCGLSAIGEDMEAPYIRKAVNWIKSRQNIDGGWGETCESYHDPSLAGMGESTASQTSWALLGLMAAGEVNCATVVRGIQYLISTQNPDGTWDETQYTGTGFPKYFMIKYHIYRNCFPLMALGTYRTLTGGLSEE from the coding sequence GTGAACGCACCATTCAAACACCCCATATCACATGCACTCACCTCATTTAACGGCATCGTTAGTGAGCCGGAGCAGACCACCGAACAAAGGGCAGGGGCAACAGTGCATCACTTCCCCGCGTCGCTCTGGAAGAGTAAGCCGGGAAAGGCAAAGAGTCCCCTCGACGTCGCGATTGAAGGATGCCGTGACTTCTTCTTTAGGGAACAGCTCCCGAAAGGTTACTGGTGGGCCGAGCTCGAATCCAATGTCACCATCACGGCTGAATATATCATGCTGTTCCACTTCCTCGGGCTCGTTGACCTTGAGCGCGAAAGGAAGATGAGTGCATACCTCCTCTCCAAACAGACAGAGGGGGGTTCATGGACTATTTACTTCGGTGGACCTGGGGATCTTTCCACCACCATCGAGGCGTACTTCGCGCTGAAACTTGCCGGCTACCCGGCCGACCACCCCGCCATGGAGAAGGCCCGCGCCTTCGTCCTTGAGAAGGGCGGCATCATCAAGGCGCGCGTCTTCACCAAGATCTTCCTCGCCCTCTTCGGCGAGTTCGACTGGCTGGGCGTCCCTAGTATGCCGGTGGAACTCAACATGTTGCCCAACTGGGCCTACATAAACATGTACGAGTTCTCCAGCTGGGCGAGGGCGACCATCATCCCGCTCTCCATCTTGATGCACCACCGCCCGGTGCACGGGATCGACCCGTCCCAGCGGGTGCAGGAACTTTTCGTACGGCCGCCGCGCGCCATCGATTACTCCTTCACCAAGGAGGAGGGGATCCTCACCTTGAAGAACTTCTTCATCGGGCTCGACCACGTGCTGAAGGTCTACGAGAGAAGCCCGATCCGCCCCTTCAGGAAGGCGGGCATTGCGAAGGCGGAGGAGTGGATACTCGAGCACCAGGAGGAAACCGGGGACTGGGGCGGCATCCAGCCGGCCATGCTGAACGCGGTCCTTGCGCTTAGCACCCTGGGGTACGAGAACGACCACCCGGTCATGGTGCAGGGGCTGAAGGCCCTGGACAACTTCTGTATTGAGAACGACGACCAAATCGTGCTGCAGTCGTGCATCTCGCCGGTGTGGGACACGGCCCTCGCGCTGAAGGCGCTGGTCGATGCGGGCGTTCCGACGGATCACCCCTCCCTGGTTAAAGGGGCCCAGTGGCTTCTGGATCGCGAGGTGAGAAGGCCGGGGGATTGGCGCATAAAATCTCCCGAGCTCGAGCCGGGAGGGTGGGCCTTCGAGTTCCAGAACGACTGGTACCCGGACGTGGACGACTCCGGCTTTGTCATGATGGCCCTGAAGGATATCAAGGTGAAAGATCCCAAGGCGCTCGAGGAGTCGGTGCAGCGCGGCATCGCCTGGTGCCTCGGCATGCAGAGCAAAAACGGCGGCTGGGGCGCCTTCGACAAGGACAACACGAAGCACTTCCTCAACAAGATCCCGTTCGCCGACCTCGAGGCGCTCATCGATCCGCCGACCGCGGACCTCACCGGGCGCATGCTCGAGCTGATGGGGAGCTTCGGCTACCCGAAGAGCTACCCCGCGGCGGTCAGGGGGCTCGACTTCCTGAAGAAGAACCAGGAGCCGGAAGGACCCTGGTGGGGCCGCTGGGGGGTGAACTACCTTTACGGCACCTGGAGCGTTCTTTGCGGGCTCTCCGCCATCGGCGAGGACATGGAAGCCCCCTACATTAGGAAGGCGGTGAACTGGATCAAGTCGCGCCAGAACATCGACGGCGGCTGGGGCGAGACCTGCGAGTCTTACCACGATCCTTCCCTTGCGGGCATGGGCGAGAGCACCGCTTCGCAGACGAGCTGGGCCCTTCTTGGGCTCATGGCGGCGGGCGAGGTGAACTGCGCCACCGTGGTGCGCGGCATCCAGTACCTCATCTCGACGCAGAACCCGGACGGGACCTGGGACGAGACGCAGTACACCGGGACCGGGTTCCCGAAGTACTTCATGATCAAGTACCACATCTACCGCAACTGCTTCCCGCTCATGGCGCTCGGCACCTACCGAACCCTGACCGGCGGACTGTCCGAGGAGTAG
- a CDS encoding antibiotic biosynthesis monooxygenase, translated as MSAELSTDRKTGEGATVVITHRLRENKQAEYERWLEEIAPLCKASPGHLDWHIVRPIPGLTETYTVIIRFDTEEHLREWMESPTRARLIEKVRPLFVTDDDFFISSGLDFWFTPAGAKAKIPVRWKQFLVTWSAIYPLALSMPFVVNPIMDYLGAPNNRFLATLAVTGVVVFLMVYVVMPRYTRLVQRWLFVR; from the coding sequence ATGAGCGCAGAGTTATCCACTGATAGGAAAACCGGTGAGGGCGCGACGGTTGTTATTACTCATCGGTTGCGCGAAAACAAGCAGGCGGAATACGAAAGGTGGCTTGAGGAGATTGCGCCTCTTTGCAAAGCTTCGCCAGGTCATTTGGACTGGCACATCGTTCGTCCAATACCGGGATTGACTGAAACTTATACGGTCATCATCCGTTTCGATACCGAAGAACACTTGCGAGAGTGGATGGAATCTCCGACTCGCGCTCGCTTGATAGAAAAGGTTCGGCCTCTGTTTGTGACCGATGACGATTTCTTTATCAGTAGCGGGCTGGATTTCTGGTTTACTCCCGCGGGGGCGAAGGCCAAGATACCGGTACGCTGGAAACAGTTTCTTGTTACATGGTCAGCCATCTATCCTCTAGCGTTAAGTATGCCGTTCGTAGTTAATCCAATTATGGATTACCTTGGGGCTCCCAATAACCGTTTTCTAGCTACATTGGCAGTAACTGGAGTTGTCGTCTTCCTTATGGTGTACGTTGTAATGCCTCGCTATACAAGACTTGTTCAGCGTTGGTTATTTGTAAGATAG
- the dxs gene encoding 1-deoxy-D-xylulose-5-phosphate synthase yields the protein MYTLLSKINGPDDLKKLDAEELTPLADEVRSFLMENVAKTGGHLASNLGVVELSIALHYCFNSPKDKIVWDVGHQAYTHKILTGRRDSFHTQRCYKGISGFPKRSESPHDPFGAGHSSTSISAGLGLAVANALKGGDARSIAVIGDGSLTGGMALEALNQAGHLKKNLIVVLNDNEMSISKNVGALSSFISRKMTGTYYRNLKKEMEGLLAGIPAIGCNILHFAKKAENSLKGFLTPGTLFEALGFEYVGPIAGHDIQSMLAVLENVKRLEGPILVHVMTKKGKGYAPAEDMPDKFHGVAPMKPASAAPAKPAPPSYTQVFGDTLVKLGDKDDKILAITAAMPDGTGLTPFAKRFPERFFDVGIAEQHALTFAAGLAVEGFRPVAAIYSTFTQRAYDQVFHDICLQKLPVTLALDRAGLVGDDGPTHHGAFDMSYLRHLPELTVMAPKDENELQHMLKTAIYHGRPISLRYPRGAGYGVTMDKDPKGLEVGKGELLVEGSDLTLVAIGSTVYPALEAASMLKQKGIFASVVNARFVKPLDRDLILAQAGRTGCVVTVEENALMGGFGSAVLEAVADAGMTAVRVKRIGIPDKFIEQGSQAQLRADLGIDAAGIAATCQAFLQGAGSAHPQLTVVK from the coding sequence ATGTACACACTGCTAAGCAAGATAAACGGTCCCGATGACCTGAAGAAGCTGGATGCCGAGGAGCTCACGCCGCTCGCCGACGAGGTGCGCAGCTTCCTCATGGAAAACGTGGCCAAGACGGGGGGGCACCTCGCCTCGAACCTGGGCGTCGTCGAACTCTCCATCGCGCTGCACTACTGCTTCAATTCCCCAAAGGACAAGATCGTCTGGGACGTCGGCCATCAGGCCTACACCCACAAGATCCTGACCGGGCGGCGCGACAGCTTCCACACCCAGCGCTGCTACAAGGGGATCAGCGGCTTCCCTAAACGCTCCGAGTCCCCCCATGACCCCTTCGGCGCGGGGCACTCCTCCACGTCGATCTCCGCAGGGCTCGGCCTCGCGGTCGCGAACGCCCTCAAAGGTGGTGACGCGCGCAGCATCGCCGTCATCGGCGACGGCTCGCTCACCGGCGGCATGGCGCTCGAGGCGCTGAACCAGGCAGGACACCTCAAAAAGAACCTGATCGTCGTCTTGAACGACAACGAGATGTCCATCTCGAAGAACGTCGGCGCCCTCTCATCCTTCATCTCGCGCAAGATGACCGGCACCTACTATCGGAACCTGAAGAAGGAGATGGAGGGGCTCCTCGCCGGCATCCCGGCCATCGGTTGCAACATCCTGCACTTCGCCAAGAAGGCGGAGAACTCGCTCAAGGGGTTCCTCACCCCAGGGACCCTTTTCGAGGCGCTCGGCTTCGAGTATGTCGGCCCCATCGCCGGGCACGACATCCAGAGCATGCTCGCCGTCCTCGAAAACGTGAAACGCCTCGAAGGGCCGATCCTCGTGCACGTGATGACCAAAAAGGGGAAAGGGTACGCGCCGGCCGAGGACATGCCGGATAAGTTCCACGGCGTGGCCCCCATGAAACCCGCGAGCGCCGCCCCGGCCAAACCGGCGCCCCCCTCCTACACCCAGGTCTTCGGCGACACCCTGGTGAAGCTCGGCGATAAGGACGACAAGATCCTCGCCATCACCGCCGCCATGCCCGACGGCACCGGACTCACCCCCTTCGCGAAGCGCTTCCCTGAACGCTTCTTCGACGTCGGTATCGCCGAACAGCACGCGCTCACCTTCGCGGCCGGTCTCGCCGTAGAGGGATTCCGTCCGGTCGCCGCGATCTATTCGACCTTCACCCAGCGGGCCTACGACCAGGTGTTCCACGACATCTGTCTGCAGAAGCTCCCGGTCACTCTGGCCCTTGACCGCGCCGGCCTCGTCGGCGACGACGGCCCGACGCACCACGGTGCCTTCGACATGTCGTACCTGCGCCACCTCCCCGAACTCACCGTGATGGCCCCGAAGGACGAGAACGAGCTGCAGCACATGCTGAAGACCGCCATCTACCACGGCCGTCCCATTTCGCTTCGCTACCCGCGCGGCGCAGGATACGGCGTCACCATGGACAAGGATCCCAAGGGGCTCGAGGTCGGCAAAGGCGAACTCCTCGTCGAGGGGAGCGATCTGACACTGGTCGCCATAGGCTCCACCGTCTACCCCGCCCTCGAAGCTGCATCCATGTTGAAGCAGAAAGGGATCTTCGCCTCCGTGGTGAACGCCCGTTTCGTAAAGCCGCTCGACCGCGACCTTATCCTCGCCCAGGCGGGCCGTACCGGCTGCGTCGTCACCGTCGAGGAGAACGCACTGATGGGTGGCTTCGGCAGCGCCGTACTGGAGGCGGTAGCCGACGCAGGGATGACCGCCGTGCGCGTGAAGAGGATCGGGATACCCGACAAGTTCATCGAACAGGGAAGCCAGGCGCAGTTGAGAGCCGACCTCGGCATCGACGCCGCAGGCATCGCCGCCACCTGCCAGGCCTTCCTGCAGGGTGCGGGAAGCGCGCATCCCCAGCTTACCGTAGTGAAGTAA
- a CDS encoding CapA family protein yields the protein MLTADRMGRGCLGASLHPLGAALLSVTVMMAALCAPLQAHAAGVRFYGDVLLSRGVERFVQDEGGQPVRQALAPFLALDRVNVANLEGSVGAACSPGRQPCFPIRAGMLDLLDGFDVLSLENNHALDSGASGIERTADGLRRRGIVALTRKASSVTLETGTGTLAVVSATDVVNVAGDWQHLMAADDPELPAEVRRLKRTGTAVAVYVHWGRELIAAPTERMRALARRYVAAGADVVVGTHPHVPGAAACVDGKPVVWSLGNFLFDQKFDATKKGALLDCEIKSGKLSCRLIGHETPRGSYLPVTAVGDPFAAENAVLAACAPPVNPSWTGRFGRSPKTKRLVQVPEGGGGVMSRLELYDLETGRREARTPPMPIRKVQPVDVNGDGIKEVMLIQEVFSSLDREVAKRVYLYSFDGAFHALWRGSALSRPLLDAQFVSRRKKKPVLVALHRDEAFLKRRRGTDRRTVMEYRWNGFGFTGSAEKAAPSKATGLRERNGTLSFVWDQ from the coding sequence ATGCTAACGGCAGATAGGATGGGGCGTGGCTGTCTCGGGGCATCGCTCCACCCCTTGGGAGCCGCCCTGCTCAGCGTGACGGTGATGATGGCGGCGTTATGTGCACCGCTGCAGGCTCACGCGGCAGGGGTACGTTTTTACGGCGATGTCCTCCTTTCGCGCGGGGTGGAGAGGTTCGTCCAAGATGAGGGGGGGCAACCGGTGCGGCAGGCGCTTGCCCCGTTTCTCGCCCTCGACAGGGTCAACGTGGCAAACCTGGAAGGCTCGGTCGGAGCAGCTTGCTCCCCTGGAAGGCAGCCTTGCTTTCCCATCAGAGCCGGGATGCTTGACCTGCTGGATGGGTTTGACGTGCTGTCACTAGAGAATAATCATGCTCTTGATTCCGGGGCTAGCGGCATCGAACGGACGGCAGATGGCCTGCGCCGCAGAGGGATTGTGGCTTTGACGCGGAAAGCGAGCTCGGTGACGCTCGAGACAGGAACTGGCACCTTGGCTGTCGTCTCAGCGACGGACGTTGTAAATGTAGCCGGCGACTGGCAGCACCTTATGGCAGCCGACGACCCTGAGCTGCCGGCGGAGGTCCGTCGCCTGAAACGTACCGGGACGGCGGTTGCAGTCTACGTGCACTGGGGTCGTGAACTGATTGCCGCGCCGACGGAGCGGATGAGAGCACTGGCCCGGCGCTATGTCGCTGCGGGAGCAGATGTAGTGGTCGGAACCCATCCGCATGTGCCGGGGGCGGCGGCCTGTGTCGACGGAAAACCCGTTGTCTGGTCCCTTGGCAACTTCTTGTTCGATCAGAAATTCGACGCAACCAAGAAGGGGGCGCTGCTTGACTGTGAGATAAAGTCAGGGAAGCTCTCGTGCCGGCTCATCGGACACGAGACGCCCCGTGGATCTTACCTGCCAGTGACTGCCGTCGGTGACCCGTTTGCGGCGGAAAACGCGGTGCTGGCCGCCTGTGCGCCACCGGTCAATCCATCCTGGACCGGCCGCTTCGGCCGCTCGCCGAAGACGAAACGGCTCGTGCAAGTGCCAGAGGGTGGCGGTGGTGTCATGTCCCGGCTTGAGCTGTACGACCTGGAGACGGGCCGGCGAGAGGCGAGGACGCCGCCGATGCCTATTCGCAAGGTGCAGCCGGTGGATGTGAACGGCGACGGTATCAAGGAAGTGATGTTGATCCAGGAGGTTTTCTCCTCTCTGGACCGGGAGGTTGCCAAGAGGGTCTACCTCTACAGCTTTGACGGGGCATTCCATGCCCTGTGGCGGGGGAGCGCGCTGAGCCGGCCGCTCCTGGACGCCCAGTTCGTCAGCCGCCGGAAGAAAAAGCCGGTGCTGGTGGCGCTCCATCGGGACGAGGCGTTTCTGAAAAGAAGGCGGGGGACGGACCGTCGGACCGTCATGGAATACAGGTGGAACGGTTTCGGCTTTACCGGCAGTGCCGAAAAGGCAGCGCCATCGAAGGCAACCGGATTGCGTGAACGAAACGGTACCTTGAGCTTTGTCTGGGATCAGTAG
- a CDS encoding DUF2157 domain-containing protein, with the protein MQEALNDLESSEILSREQAALLRRIYGRELFSVHWELRLLLYGGILILTTGLGLLVAEHFASIGHLTLLAAIALGCVACFAYCLRHGGGFSPESLATPDAAYDYVLLLGCLLLGTLQGYLELRYQFLDQYWNWWLLASALIYLLCAHYFDNRLVLSLGLSTLGAWLGVKTSHLGTGLWDGALRDSALFFGALVIAAGTAQTRLGWKRHFLPVHLHLGVNVLLTALVAGVGSRAAGSAYLAGLLLTGSGSAFYALRERSFAFLLYAVLYGYVGITIFMLDLGHWSSEGIIFYFLVSAATLLTTLVALHRRFGSAE; encoded by the coding sequence GTGCAAGAGGCACTGAATGATCTTGAGAGTAGCGAAATCCTGAGTCGGGAGCAGGCTGCGCTGCTACGCCGGATCTACGGTCGAGAGCTATTTTCTGTGCACTGGGAACTGCGGCTGCTCCTCTATGGCGGCATCCTGATCCTGACTACCGGACTCGGTCTGCTTGTCGCCGAACATTTTGCCTCCATCGGCCACCTCACCCTGCTCGCGGCGATAGCCCTGGGGTGCGTGGCCTGTTTTGCCTACTGCCTGCGCCACGGTGGCGGTTTCTCCCCCGAAAGTCTCGCGACGCCTGACGCGGCGTACGACTACGTCCTCCTGCTCGGCTGCCTCCTTCTCGGGACGCTACAGGGGTATCTGGAACTCCGCTACCAGTTCCTCGACCAATACTGGAACTGGTGGTTGTTGGCCTCCGCCCTGATCTATCTCCTCTGCGCCCATTACTTCGACAACCGCCTGGTCCTCTCCCTGGGACTCTCCACCCTTGGTGCCTGGCTCGGTGTGAAAACCAGCCACCTTGGCACTGGGTTGTGGGATGGCGCTTTGCGCGACAGCGCTCTCTTTTTTGGAGCCCTGGTCATTGCGGCGGGGACGGCCCAGACCCGACTTGGCTGGAAACGCCACTTCCTTCCCGTTCACCTGCACCTCGGGGTCAACGTACTCCTCACCGCCCTGGTCGCCGGGGTCGGCTCTCGCGCCGCCGGCTCGGCCTATCTTGCCGGATTGCTGCTGACCGGCAGCGGCAGCGCCTTCTACGCCCTTCGGGAGCGTAGCTTCGCCTTCCTCCTCTACGCCGTCCTTTACGGCTATGTCGGTATCACTATCTTCATGCTCGATCTGGGGCACTGGAGCAGTGAAGGGATCATATTCTACTTTTTGGTCAGCGCGGCGACGCTGCTTACGACCTTGGTAGCCTTGCATCGCCGCTTCGGGAGTGCTGAATGA